One window of the Trifolium pratense cultivar HEN17-A07 linkage group LG2, ARS_RC_1.1, whole genome shotgun sequence genome contains the following:
- the LOC123907551 gene encoding putative disease resistance protein RGA4 yields the protein MAEAVIETVLGSLSSLAQNEIGLFLGFDQEFEKISSLLTTIKATLEDAEEKQFTDKAIQNWLQKLKDAAHVLDDILDECATKALELKYKGFKHGLSFLSSLNPKHVAFRYKVAKKMKSIRERLDQIAEERSKFHLPETARERRTGVPDWRQTTSTITQPQVYGRDEDVEKIADFLVGPAADSDDLSVYPIVGLGGLGKTTLAQSIFNHDRVVKHFELRSWVCVSEDFSLKRMTKSIIESISGHACEDLELDPLQRKLHDLLYRKNYLLVLDDVWDEEQENWQKLKSILACGGKGASVIVTTRLLKVATIMGTMTPYELSMLSDNDCWELFKQRAFGANEEELTELVVIGKEIVQKCGGVPLATIALGSLLRFKRDKKEWLYIKESKLWSLQGENVVMPALRLSYLNLPIKLRQCFALCALFPKDYIIDKQFVIELWIANGFISSNEKLDAEDIGNDVWNELYWRSFFQDIRKDEFFGNVLSFKMHDLVHDLAQSVTEDVYCITENNGAPTSKRIRHISMCIRNTFKDVIRFPNIESLKTCITRDPIFNVGILLPNILKCYSLRVLDYQCKDNLSSSIGHLRYLRYLNLSRGGFKTLPESLCELWNLQILKLDRCSQLQNLPNNLTRLESLQHISLNHCSSLSSLPSNISKLTSLRTLTMYIVGKKRGSLLAELAHLTLKGELHLKHLERVKNVTDSKEANMSRKYINHLWLSWGANEESELQENVEQIAEMLQPHGQQLQCLGVEGYRGEHFPQWMSSPSLKDLKSLHLTDCKNCLYLKEESSNGGIAGGFIALENLFLDKMSKLISFSRDQVAENMFTCLSKLIIIECPNLLGLPFLPALKKLNVKGNCSWELLSSIHKLHNLESLKLGDNEEVSCFPDNMLSNLTSLKELIILNHSKLKLLSIETINPCVLWGLSIENCENLESLKDEALKGLHSLEELSIKRCPKFNLSAGFGYLTCLKELRIGNISDMSGFSEALQHMTALEFISLSELPNLTSLPDCLGNLGLLRELRIDGCPNLMCLPTTIQRLSGLLQWFVIRGCHPELANRCEKETGEDWPKIAHVKHLIINDEYV from the exons atggCTGAAGCTGTGATTGAAACTGTTCTTGGGAGTTTAAGTTCACTGGCTCAAAATGAGATTGGCCTATTTCTTGGTTTTGATCAAGAATTTGAAAAGATTTCCAGCTTGCTCACTACAATCAAGGCTACTCTTGAAGATGCTGAGGAGAAACAATTCACTGATAAAGCTATACAGAATTGGCTGCAAAAGCTGAAAGATGCAGCTCATGTCCTTGATGACATCTTGGACGAGTGTGCCACTAAAGCATTGGAGTTGAAGTACAAAGGATTCAAGCATGGACTCTCTTTCTTATCCTCTTTGAATCCCAAACATGTTGCATTTCGTTACAAAGTTGCTAAGAAAATGAAGAGCATAAGGGAGAGACTCGATCAAATTGCTGAAGAAAGGAGTAAGTTTCACTTGCCAGAGACGGCTAGAGAGAGGAGAACTGGAGTCCCTGACTGGCGACAAACCACCTCTACCATTACTCAACCTCAAGTGTATGGAAGAGATGAAGATGTGGAAAAAATTGCAGACTTTTTAGTTGGTCCTGCTGCTGATTCGGATGATTTATCAGTCTATCCAATTGTAGGCTTGGGGGGGCTTGGTAAAACAACACTTGCCCAAAGTATCTTCAACCATGACAGGGTGGTTAAACACTTTGAACTAAGATCTTgggtatgtgtttcagaagatTTTAGTTTGAAAAGAATGACAAAATCCATTATTGAATCAATATCTGGACATGCTTGTGAGGATTTGGAACTAGATCCACTACAGAGAAAGCTTCATGACTTGCTTTACAGGAAAAACTATCTGCTTGTTTTAGACGATGTATGGGATGAAGAGCAAGAGAATTGGCAAAAGTTGAAATCTATATTGGCTTGTGGAGGAAAGGGTGCTTCGGTTATAGTCACCACTCGACTTTTGAAGGTTGCAACAATCATGGGAACAATGACTCCTTATGAACTATCAATGTTATCTGACAATGATTGTTGGGAGTTGTTTAAACAACGGGCCTTTGGAGCAAACGAGGAAGAACTCACCGAGCTTGTGGTCATAGGGAAGGAGATAGTGCAAAAGTGTGGGGGAGTGCCTCTTGCAACAATAGCACTAGGAAGTCTCTTGCGTTTTAAAAGAGATAAAAAGGAGTGGCTCTATATCAAGGAAAGCAAGTTGTGGAGTTTACAAGGTGAGAACGTTGTCATGCCTGCCTTGAGACTAAGTTACTTGAATTTGCCAATTAAACTCAGACAATGTTTTGCCCTTTGTGCACTATTTCCCAAAGATTACATTATAGACAAGCAATTTGTAATTGAACTTTGGATTGCTAATGGCTTTATTTCATCCAATGAAAAGTTGGATGCAGAAGATATAGGCAATGATGTGTGGAATGAATTATACTGGAGATCTTTTTTTCAAGATATTAGGAAAGATGAATTTTTTGGCAATGTTTTGAGTTTCAAGATGCATGATCTTGTTCACGATCTTGCTCAATCAGTTACAGAAGATGTCTATTGCATTACAGAGAACAATGGTGCACCTACGTCTAAAAGAATACGTCATATCTCAATGTGTATAAGGAATACATTTAAGGATGTCATTCGGTTTCCCAATATTGAATCTTTGAAGACCTGTATAACTCGAGATCCGATTTTTAATGTTGGCATCCTTTTACCTAACATTTTGAAGTGTTATTCTTTGCGAGTTCTTGACTACCAATGCAAAGATAATTTGTCATCTTCAATTGGTCATTTAAGATATCTAAGGTACTTGAATCTTTCTCGTGGAGGCTTCAAAACTCTTCCGGAATCTTTATGTGAATTGTGGAATTTGCAGATTTTAAAGTTAGACCGTTGTTCACAACTTCAAAATTTGCCTAATAATTTGACACGCTTGGAATCTCTACAACATATATCCTTGAATCATTGCTCCTCATTATCAAGCTTACCTTCCAATATTAGCAAGTTAACTTCCCTAAGGACTTTAACCATGTATATAGTTGGCAAGAAAAGAGGGTCCCTTTTGGCAGAATTGGCGCATCTAACCCTTAAAGGAGAGCTTCACCTAAAGCACCTTGAGCGAGTGAAAAATGTAACAGATTCTAAAGAAGCCAATATGTCTAGGAAGTACATAAACCATTTGTGGTTGTCATGGGGTGCAAACGAAGAATCTGAATTGCAGGAAAATGTTGAGCAGATTGCTGAAATGCTTCAACCTCATGGCCAACAACTTCAATGTCTTGGTGTAGAAGGATATAGAGGTGAACATTTTCCACAATGGATGTCTAGTCCTTCTTTAAAAGATTTGAAGAGTTTGCATCTCACGGATTGCAAAAACTGTTTATATCTAAAAGAAGAGTCCTCTAATGGTGGAATTGCAGGTGGATTTATAGCTTTGGAAAATCTATTTTTAGATAAGATGTCAAAATTGATAAGCTTTTCAAGAGATCAAGTTGCAGAAAACATGTTTACATGCCTTTCAAAACTTATAATCATTGAGTGTCCCAATTTGTTAGGTTTGCCTTTTCTTCCAGCTCTCAAGAAGCTAAATGTGAAAGGGAATTGCAGTTGGGAGTTGTTAAGCTCAATCCACAAACTCCATAACCTTGAATCTCTCAAACTCGGAGACAATGAAGAGGTATCTTGCTTTCCAGACAATATGCTAAGTAATCTTACTTCTCTTAAAGAACTAATCATTTTGAATCACTCCAAACTTAAGTTACTCTCAATTGAAACCATTAACCCATGTGTACTCTGGGGATTGTCAATTGAAAATTGTGAGAACCTCGAATCATTGAAAGATGAAGCATTGAAAGGGTTGCATTCTCTTGAGGAATTAAGCATCAAGAGATGTCCAAAGTTCAATCTTTCAGCAGGTTTTGGATACTTAACATGTCTTAAGGAATTGAGAATCGGAAATATCTCTGATATGAGTGGTTTTTCAGAGGCTTTACAACACATGACGGCTTTGGAATTCATATCATTGAGTGAACTTCCAAATCTTACATCCTTACCTGACTGTTTGGGTAACCTTGGCTTGCTTCGTGAATTACGTATTGATGGATGTCCCAACCTAATGTGTCTTCCAACTACCATCCAGCGTCTCAGTGGTCTTCTTCAATGGTTTGTTATTCGTGGTTGCCATCCAGAGTTAGCAAATAGATGTGAAAAGGAAACAGGGGAGGATTGGCCAAAAATAGCTCATGTTAAGCATCTTATTATCA atgatgaatatgtatga
- the LOC123907559 gene encoding uncharacterized protein LOC123907559, with translation MVGIGSSSDPYDTDEESTIQQIISQAQDSIILQQISAINCSSFTHSDLPTDLESRFLKLKSFPANHTTPPPYVAKAPTFSNPPKKSFNFSPPKDNNSTKKSDSDSGYVSFPSDSSIGKKGLNPKSESPKLKNGSFSSPSYSSHTSEESSISSMFMPLKMQKDEGNCSKKKAVSPSPSPPRKWGCFWCSPKKEKKKGKENDDDVVGWEECTRSDELLSGIGSLSSKKRLNMIEKALKEEEKRINREAEKIIELVKHASGRMNVSDIDDELSDD, from the coding sequence ATGGTGGGAATTGGATCATCTTCTGATCCATATGACACAGATGAAGAATCAACAATTCAACAAATCATCTCTCAAGCACAAGACTCAATCATCCTTCAACAAATCTCTGCCATCAATTGTTCATCTTTCACTCACTCTGATCTTCCTACTGACCTTGAATCTCGTTTCCTCAAGCTCAAATCTTTTCCTGCTAATCACACTACCCCACCACCTTATGTTGCTAAAGCTCCCACCTTTTCAAACCCcccaaaaaaaagtttcaatttttcacCACCCAAAGATAATAATTCCACAAAAAAATCAGATTCTGATTCTGGGTATGTCTCATTTCCCTCAGATTCTTCAATAGGGAAAAAGGGTCTTAACCCAAAATCAGAAAGTCCAAAACTAAAAAATGGGTCTTTTTCTTCACCCTCGTATTCTTCTCATACTTCTGAAGAAAGTTCAATATCTTCTATGTTTATGCCATTGAAAATGCAGAAAGATGAAGGGAATTGTTCGAAGAAAAAGGCTGTGTCTCCGAGTCCATCGCCTCCTAGAAAGTGGGGTTGTTTTTGGTGTTCTCCtaagaaggagaagaagaaaggaaaggagaatgatgatgatgttgttgggTGGGAGGAATGTACAAGAAGTGATGAGTTGTTGTCTGGTATTGGAAGTTTGTCCAGCAAGAAACGGCTGAATATGATTGAGAAGGCAttgaaggaagaagagaagagGATTAATCGCGAGGCTGAGAAGATTATTGAATTGGTTAAACATGCTTCTGGTAGGATGAATGTTTCTGATATTGATGATGAGCTTAGTGATGATTAG
- the LOC123907557 gene encoding uncharacterized protein LOC123907557 has protein sequence MEPEYSQGSTSCCFCFSTKKGVVARNNKSREVSSSDQVEWKKNDEILLSDMTTFSVKEQEKRLKKALEEEKKVSIEAERVVQWVKQESSRIDSYTINSILSDNKEKENSHGSWREINMKTTLFNDSVSN, from the exons ATGGAACCAGAGTACTCACAAGGATCAACTTCATGTTGTTTTTGCTTCTCCACCAAGAAAGGTGTTGTTGCAAGAAATAACAAAAGCAGAGAAGTTTCAAGTTCTGACCAAGTTGAATGGAAAAAGAATGATGAAATATTATTATCTGATATGACCACTTTTTCTGTCAAAGAACAAGAAAAGAGGTTGAAGAAAGCTTTGGAAGAGGAGAAGAAAGTAAGTATTGAAGCAGAGAGGGTTGTACAATGGGTGAAACAGGAATCATCTAGAATTGATTCTTATACAATCAACTCAATTCTTAGTGATAACAAGGAGAAAGAG AACTCACACGGATCATGGAGAGAAATCAACatgaaaacaacattattcaatGATTCAGTAAGTAATTAA